Part of the Vibrio sp. SCSIO 43137 genome, AGTAGGTAATACGGTTCAGTTTGTCACTAATGGTCTGAAGATTGGAGATTATCTGCCCGATGATGCCAGTGAAGAGGTGGATATTCTGGTTCGTTTTCCTCAGGAGCAGCGAGACATTGGCCGTTTTGATCAGCTTAGGGTGAAAACGCCTGCGGGATTGGTGCCAATCACTAACTTTGCTGAAATCAAACCCAGCAAAAAGCAGGACACCATAAAGCGTATTGATGGTCAGCGGGTTATTCAGGTAATGGTGGATCTTAAAGAGGGCTACAATCTGGCTCTTGAGCTTCCTAAGGTTTCTGCAGAGCTTGAAAAGCTAAACCTGCCTGACACTGTTGAGTTTAAACTGCGCGGACAGAATGAGGATCAGGAAAAATCGTCTGCTTTCCTTGAGTCTGCATTTGTGGTCGCTCTGGCAGTAATGGCGCTTATTCTCATCACTCAGTTTAATAGCTTCTATCAGGCATTCCTGATCCTGAGTGCGGTGCTTTTCTCAACCGTGGGTGTCTTTGCCGGCTTGCTGATCTTCCAGCGGCCGTTCGGTATTGTGATGTCCGGTATCGGGGTGATTGCCCTTGCCGGTATTGTGGTAAACAACAATATCGTATTGATCGATACCTATAACCAACTGCTTAAACGTGGCTTATCCAGAAGGGAAGCGGTACTCAGAACCGGTGTACAGCGTTTAAGACCGGTAATGCTGACAACAGTCACCACCATACTTGGCTTGTTGCCTATGGTATTGGAGATGAACATAGACCTTATTAATCAGAAGATTGAGTTTGGTGCGCCGAGTACCCAATGGTGGTCTCAGTTAGCCACGGCGGTAGCGGGCGGGCTGGCCTTTGCCACTGTCTTGACTCTGGTATTGACGCCGTGTCTGCTTATGTTGAGTAAACATAAGCCGAAGCAGGAGGCTCAGCAAAGTTCGTCAGCTATAAATGAAGAGCTTGCCAGAGAGTAAGTTTCACAGCCGAAATAGAAAAAATGCCAACAAGTTATGTTGGCATTTTTTTTAAGCTTACTGTTCGTAGTGATCTGCTTTAGTGGTGGTCACCAAGATCGGAAAGATGTTCGATTTCACGGTGAAGCAGCTCTTCATCACCGACATTCAGCTCCACTAAACGTTTCAGGTGGCTGATGCTGTCGATATCGATATGTTCGATACTGGTTCTAATAAATTTATCCGTTACTTCAACAATATGAGCCTGAAGGGAGATAACAATATCACTGTCCGGTATATGGAAGAAAATATCCACCGGATGAGTCTGATCAAGCTCTGCATCTGGTGCGGTCAGCAATAATCCGTGTAGAGAGAGATCCATGATTGAACTACTGACCTTAAGCTGTCCCTGATGTATCTCAGCAGGCGCCTGATAAATAATCCGGGAAAAGCGTCTTCTTTCGCTCATATTTCCTCTCTCTCTATTTTTATTTGAATGCATTGATAAGGTTAACACCATATCTCTTTTCAACAAAAGTAACCTTAAATAAACAGGTTACAGTTTGCCAACGGGCTCTCATCTTACATGTGAATAACAAAAAGCCGCCCATTTTAGGCGGCTTAGATATTGTGAAATCAGTTTATTTCGCAATACGCTTGTACTTAATACGATGAGGTTCAGCCGCCTGAGCACCAAGAGTCTGCTTCAGCCACTCACTATACTCAGTATAGTTGCCTTCATAGAAATTGACCTGCCCTTCATCACGGTAGTCAAGAATATGAGTGGCAATACGGTCCAGGAACCAACGGTCGTGCGAGATAACCATGGCACAGCCCGGGAACTCGAGCAGAGCTTCTTCCAGAGCACGTAGGGTTTCTACGTCAAGGTCGTTGGTTGGTTCATCGAGTAACAGAACGTTACCGCCCGCTTTAAGCAGTTTGGCCAGATGGACACGGTTGCGTTCACCACCAGACAACTCACCAATCACTTTCTGCTGGTCGACGCCTTTAAAGTTAAAGCGAGAACAGTATGCACGTGCCGGAATCTCAAAGTTGTTGATCTTAATGATATCAGCGCCTTCAGAAATCTCCTGGAAGACGGTTTTGCTGTCGTCCATGCTGTCACGGAACTGATCAACGGAAGCAAGATGTACGGTATCACCTAGTTCAACTGTACCTGAATCAGGTTGTTCTGTACCGCTCAACATCTTAAATAGTGTTGATTTACCGGCACCGTTTGCACCGATAATGCCGACGATCGCACCCTTAGGCACACTAAATGACAGATCATCAATCAGTACACGATCACCAAATGACTTAGTCAGGTTGTTTACTTCAATAACCTTGTCACCCAGACGTTCACCCGGCGGGATAAACAGTTCGTTAGTTTCATTACGTTTCTGGTGGTCGCTGCTGTTCAGTTCTTCAAAGCGGGCCATACGTGCTTTAGATTTAGCCTGACGGCCTTTAGGGTTCTGACGTACCCACTCCAGCTCTTTCTCAATGGTTTTCTGGCGGGCTTTTTCCTGAGAAGCTTCTTGTTTCAGACGCTCATCTTTCTGCTCCAGCCAGGAAGTGTAGTTACCCTGCCAAGGAATACCTTCACCACGGTCAAGTTCCAGAATCCAGCCGGCAGCGTTATCAAGGAAGTAACGGTCGTGGGTAATGGCAACAACAGTACCGTTGTAATCAACCAGGAAGCGTTCCAGCCAGCCGACAGACTCAGCGTCAAGGTGGTTGGTTGGTTCGTCAAGCAGAAGCATATCTGGTTTTTCCAGCAGAAGACGGCAGATAGCAACACGGCGGCGTTCACCACCGGAAAGTACCGAAATTTTCGCATCCCACTCAGGCAGACGAAGTGCATCAGCTGCACGTTCAAGAGCGTTTTCCAGATTATGACCATCTTTGGCCTGAATAAGTGCTTCAAGCTCACCCTGCTCTTTGGCAAGAGCATCGAAATCAGCATCAGGTTCAGCGTAAGCGGCGTAAACTTCGTCCAGACGTTTTAATGCACCGGCTACATCAGAAACCGCTTCTTCAACGACTTCACGAACGGTTTTAGACTCATCAAGCTTAGGTTCCTGAGGCAGATAACCTACGTTCAGGCCCGGTTGAGGACGTGCTTCACCATCAATATCGGTATCGATACCCGCCATAATACGCAGAAGCGTAGATTTACCAGCACCGTTGAGGCCTAAAACACCAATTTTAGCGCCGGGGAAAAAGCTTAAAGAAATGTCTTTCAGAATTTGACGCTTAGGTGGCACGATTTTGCTCACCCGCGACATGGTATAGACGTATTCAGCCATCGCCGATTGATCCTATTTCGATAAAAAATTAAAGCAGCATTTTATACCAATTTGCTACGCCTGAGAACGGCATAAATTGATAGCAGAATCATAGACGACATTTCTGCTTTTTTAGCTTGATTTATAGCCCACTAGTTTCCTAACATTAGAGATACGTTGAAGGAAAACTTGCGGTAATGGTCGATGTAACGATTAGTTAAGTTATCAGGAATTGGATATCGGATGTTTAGGATAAACCGACTCGTATCTGCTGTGTTGCCTTTATTGGCTCTCTCTTCTGGTGTTATTGCTTCACCAGCGTCTCTTGACCAGCAGCGAGTGATTTACCAGAAAGCCCAGAAGTATCTGGACAAAAAACAAGTAGACGAATATATGCAGATCCGCGATCAAATCGCGGATTACCCTCTCACGCCTTATGTGGATTACCGTACTTTTCTGCTTAATATCGGCAAGCGGACGCCTGAAGAGGTAAATCAGTTTGTTGAACAGCACCAGTCGTTCCCTTTTTCCAACAGTATTCGTGCTGCCTATCTGGACGCATTAATAAAAAGTGGTGACTGGCAGACTTTCTACCAGTACCAGACTACTGAGCCGAGAATGGAGAAGTATCGCTGTAGTTATTTTTATGCTCAGTTGAAGAATGGCAACGAGAGCAAAGCTTTTAAAGGGGCTGAACAGCTCTGGCTGAGCGGTCACAGTATTTCAGATAATTGCGAGCCGCTGTTTAGTGAGTGGCAGAAGGCAGGTTTAAGAAGTGATGACCTGATATTAAGGCGTATGCTGCTCAGTTTTGAGCGGAACAGTAATACACTGCTCAACTATCTTGCCAAAATGACCACCAGTGAAAGAAGTAAGCTACAGGCTAAAGAGCTTAAATATCTGGCAAGAAACCCGGAATATGTCACTGAATTTGCTCAGAAGTATCCGCCGACAGATCATAATCGTAAAAAGTCTGAAATTGCAGTAAAGAAACTGGCAAGAAAAGATGCTGAGCTGGCGCAGAGGATTGTCGCTATTGTGATAGCTGCGCAGAACATTGAGGGAGAGCAGGCTCAGAAGCTAAATGACTATATCGCTGTGCGGTTACTGGATACCGAGAAAATGTATTTGGCGGCATGGCGGGATCAGGTGCTAAGTACCTCTTCAGATGTTTCTGCCCTTGAACGACGTATTCGCCTTGCCATACGTCAGGCCGACTGGCCGATGATCTCTGTCTGGGTTAAAAGGCTTCCTCAACAGAGTCAGAATTCACTGCGCTGGCAGTATTGGCTGGGGCGCAGCGAACTTGCCCTCGGCGAAACCAATGAAGGAATAGCGCGCTTACAAAAGCTACTGGGTAAGCGCAACTTCTACAGTGTTGCCGCCGCGAAATCGCTCGATAAACCGGTTACTTATCAGGTTATCCGTACTCAGATGGATACTGATATCCTTCAACCTTACCAGACAAGTCTTATTCGCATTAACGAACTGATTGAAGTGGATAAGATCACTGCAGCTAAGCGTGAGTGGAACTGGTTACTGTGGCAGGTGAACAAGCAGGAACAGCAGGCTCTGGCGGTATATGCGGCCGAAAAAGACTGGCACCACCTGACCGTGAAGGCCACCATAGAAGCTAAAATGTGGGATCATACCGCCCTCAGGTTCCCTATTGCCCATCAATGGTGGTTCAACTTTTACGGAGACAAACATAAGGTTGATCCTATTACCCTGATGTCTGTTGCCAGACAAGAGAGTGCTTTAGATGTTCAGGCCCGTTCTCCTGTCGGGGCGCGCGGGATTATGCAGATTATGCCAACCACGGCCAGCTATACCGCGAAGAGATTTAAGCTGAGCTACAAAGGAGCGGGTGACCTGTACAATGTTGGTAAAAATATTGAGATCGGCAGCCGTTATCTGAATAGTTTATTACAGCAGTATGATGATAACCGGGTGTTTGCTTTTGCTGCGTACAATGCCGGCCCGCACAGAGTGAAGAGATGGCGTAAGAGAAGCAATGAGAGTCTGGATGTGTTTGCCTTTATTGAAGCGATTCCTTTTAAAGAGACCAGAGGGTACGTTCAGAACATTCTGATGTTTGAAACCTATTACCGTGATCTTATGGGAGTAGAGGGAGATTTCCTTCGGCCAAATGAATTACTGACTAAATATTAAATTAAAATCAAACAGAAAACTCTATATACTCAAGCTATAATAAGTCGGGATTTGCTGCTTATTATGGCTTGATTTTCTATTAATCACTAAGAGTGTAATTATGTCTTTGACCCCAGAGTTTACGGACTGGCAACACCTGCTGAAGCTGGTAAAAAGTGCTGCCGAAAATGACCAACATGAAATGCTGTTGACGTCGCTGCTTACGCAGGATGAGAGAGAGGCTCTGGTAGCAAGGGTCAATATTTTTAACGAACTGCTAAAAGGCGATATCTCTCAGAGACAGATCAGCCAGATGCTGGGAGTGGGTATTGCGACTATTACCCGTGGCTCTAATGAACTGAAATCTCATACCAAGGAAGAGAAGGCCGCTCTGTTCAAGCTGCTGAGTGATAATAAAAATGCCAGAGAAAGCTGATATTGTATTTAGCTGACACTGGCATTGATAAAAGACGACTGACTTAAAGGTGAAGCCGGTTAAAGATTGTCCGGAAAGTATTCCCGATTTATAAAAGGGATAAGCGCCAGAATTAAAGCCTGACGATAAACGGAACTGCGGGTCAGAAGGTGTTGGGTAAGCAGGCCGATAGCACCACCTTTCTGTTTTATGTTCTCAGTAGAGAATACCTCATCCATTACATCGCCGAGCTCCATTCCTGACTTCAGCTTCTCTAGTACCACAGGCGGTAGCATCAGGCTTGATGAACGAGACTCTCCCCGCTGAGTGTGCGATTCAATAATCATCCATGCAAAAGTGAAGTCACCTTCATTGCCAGCTTCCAGCCCGACATAAAAATCGGCATCTTCAATCTCTTGCTTGGCATTTCTTACCCTGTTAAGTGCACCTTGCTTAGTTTCGCTATCTGACATGGGCTGATCAGGTACTTCACTTGCGACACTGACTCCCTCAAAGCTGAAGTTATCATCAGGAAACACATCTTCAAAAGCACCTTTCACAGCATTAATCTTGGCCGGGTTTAGTGAAGCTACAATAACTTTTTTCATCAGCTTAGTTTCACCTGTGTTGGCTTGACGTTTTCACTCGGATAACAACCGAGCACTTTTAGATGACGGGTAAGTTGAGTAAGTTCACTGATGGCTTGCTGCATCTGCTCTGACTCCAGATGCGCTTCCAGATCAACGTAAAACATCTCTTCCCATGGGTTGCCGATAATAGGACGGTTTTCCAGCTTTCTCATATTGATATCGTACTTCTGCAGAACCAACAGGGTTTTAACTAACGAACCGGCTTGCTGAGAAGTGGACATAATCAATGTTGTCTTGGCCGGAATTTGTGCCGATACTTCAACTGGTTTTCTGGCGACAACAATAAAACGGGTATGGTTTTCAGTTTGATTAGCAATATTGCCCTGAACTTCCTGCAGGCCATACAGTTTTCCGCTTGAAGCATGACCGATTGCCGCAGAAGTAGGGCTGTTTAACTCTTTTACTTTTTGCATCGCGTCAGCTGTGCTGGCACAAGATTCAAGTTCGACTCCTTTCAGGCGGCCAAGGAATTCGCTGCATTGCTGATGCGGTTGAGGGTGAGAATATAGAGTCTTAATCTCCTCCAGACGAATACCGCTCGTGGCGAGAATACAGTGTTCAATAGGAAGGGTAATTTCACCGACAATATAAAGGGTGGTGTGTTGCAGCAGGTCGTACACTTCATTGATCGAGCCGGAACTGGTGTTCTCAATTGGTAGCACGCCATAATCAGCATGACCGGACTCAACGGTTTTAGTCACTTCCTTGAAGTGGTCGCAATTAAGTTCGATTAGCTCGGTATTTTTACGGCTGAAGTACTCTCTGCTGGCAAGATGAGAGTATGAGCCTTTTGCACCAAGGTAAGCAACACGGGCAAGGGGCTTACGGCTTTGTTCCGGATTAGCAAGATTTTGCAGGTAGGATTGCTGAAGCAAAACCGAGTCTTCAATAATAGTGTGAAACAGCTTAGTAATATACTGAGCATCTAACTGGTATTTTTTATCACCATTTTCAATCAGCTTAACCAGTAGTTGTTGTTCACGTTGAGCATCCCGTACCGGTTTGGATGTTTCAATTTTGCTTTTTGCTACTTCAATACTAAGCGCCCTGCGCTCAGACAACAGCTGTAGAAGTTGATCATCTAAATCGTTTAAACGAAGTCGAATCTCATCAAGAGAAATATTACCTTCTGTCATGTTAATCGCCTGCAATCCCTATAATAAAAAAGCCTCCCTTTGGGAGGCTTTCTGTTCGTTTTTGACTTATTTTTCTAAAACGAGCTCAGCCTCTCTGGTTAAGAGAGAAAAAAGAAGTCAAAAAAGAACACTGAAGTGTTTGTCATATTTGCTATATACCTTGTACTGAACTCTGTTGTGCCTTATGAAACCATGTCATCTGGTCACCGGATATACA contains:
- the pheA gene encoding prephenate dehydratase, whose translation is MTEGNISLDEIRLRLNDLDDQLLQLLSERRALSIEVAKSKIETSKPVRDAQREQQLLVKLIENGDKKYQLDAQYITKLFHTIIEDSVLLQQSYLQNLANPEQSRKPLARVAYLGAKGSYSHLASREYFSRKNTELIELNCDHFKEVTKTVESGHADYGVLPIENTSSGSINEVYDLLQHTTLYIVGEITLPIEHCILATSGIRLEEIKTLYSHPQPHQQCSEFLGRLKGVELESCASTADAMQKVKELNSPTSAAIGHASSGKLYGLQEVQGNIANQTENHTRFIVVARKPVEVSAQIPAKTTLIMSTSQQAGSLVKTLLVLQKYDINMRKLENRPIIGNPWEEMFYVDLEAHLESEQMQQAISELTQLTRHLKVLGCYPSENVKPTQVKLS
- the trpR gene encoding trp operon repressor, which codes for MSLTPEFTDWQHLLKLVKSAAENDQHEMLLTSLLTQDEREALVARVNIFNELLKGDISQRQISQMLGVGIATITRGSNELKSHTKEEKAALFKLLSDNKNARES
- the yjjX gene encoding inosine/xanthosine triphosphatase translates to MKKVIVASLNPAKINAVKGAFEDVFPDDNFSFEGVSVASEVPDQPMSDSETKQGALNRVRNAKQEIEDADFYVGLEAGNEGDFTFAWMIIESHTQRGESRSSSLMLPPVVLEKLKSGMELGDVMDEVFSTENIKQKGGAIGLLTQHLLTRSSVYRQALILALIPFINREYFPDNL
- the ettA gene encoding energy-dependent translational throttle protein EttA, which produces MAEYVYTMSRVSKIVPPKRQILKDISLSFFPGAKIGVLGLNGAGKSTLLRIMAGIDTDIDGEARPQPGLNVGYLPQEPKLDESKTVREVVEEAVSDVAGALKRLDEVYAAYAEPDADFDALAKEQGELEALIQAKDGHNLENALERAADALRLPEWDAKISVLSGGERRRVAICRLLLEKPDMLLLDEPTNHLDAESVGWLERFLVDYNGTVVAITHDRYFLDNAAGWILELDRGEGIPWQGNYTSWLEQKDERLKQEASQEKARQKTIEKELEWVRQNPKGRQAKSKARMARFEELNSSDHQKRNETNELFIPPGERLGDKVIEVNNLTKSFGDRVLIDDLSFSVPKGAIVGIIGANGAGKSTLFKMLSGTEQPDSGTVELGDTVHLASVDQFRDSMDDSKTVFQEISEGADIIKINNFEIPARAYCSRFNFKGVDQQKVIGELSGGERNRVHLAKLLKAGGNVLLLDEPTNDLDVETLRALEEALLEFPGCAMVISHDRWFLDRIATHILDYRDEGQVNFYEGNYTEYSEWLKQTLGAQAAEPHRIKYKRIAK
- the sltY gene encoding murein transglycosylase, whose product is MFRINRLVSAVLPLLALSSGVIASPASLDQQRVIYQKAQKYLDKKQVDEYMQIRDQIADYPLTPYVDYRTFLLNIGKRTPEEVNQFVEQHQSFPFSNSIRAAYLDALIKSGDWQTFYQYQTTEPRMEKYRCSYFYAQLKNGNESKAFKGAEQLWLSGHSISDNCEPLFSEWQKAGLRSDDLILRRMLLSFERNSNTLLNYLAKMTTSERSKLQAKELKYLARNPEYVTEFAQKYPPTDHNRKKSEIAVKKLARKDAELAQRIVAIVIAAQNIEGEQAQKLNDYIAVRLLDTEKMYLAAWRDQVLSTSSDVSALERRIRLAIRQADWPMISVWVKRLPQQSQNSLRWQYWLGRSELALGETNEGIARLQKLLGKRNFYSVAAAKSLDKPVTYQVIRTQMDTDILQPYQTSLIRINELIEVDKITAAKREWNWLLWQVNKQEQQALAVYAAEKDWHHLTVKATIEAKMWDHTALRFPIAHQWWFNFYGDKHKVDPITLMSVARQESALDVQARSPVGARGIMQIMPTTASYTAKRFKLSYKGAGDLYNVGKNIEIGSRYLNSLLQQYDDNRVFAFAAYNAGPHRVKRWRKRSNESLDVFAFIEAIPFKETRGYVQNILMFETYYRDLMGVEGDFLRPNELLTKY
- a CDS encoding PilZ domain-containing protein encodes the protein MSERRRFSRIIYQAPAEIHQGQLKVSSSIMDLSLHGLLLTAPDAELDQTHPVDIFFHIPDSDIVISLQAHIVEVTDKFIRTSIEHIDIDSISHLKRLVELNVGDEELLHREIEHLSDLGDHH